In Candidatus Methylomirabilis tolerans, a single window of DNA contains:
- the rpsO gene encoding 30S ribosomal protein S15 produces MAKASTNKQEIIGQYRLHDSDSGSPDVQIALLTGRIGYLTEHLNNHKKDHHSRRGLLRLVARRRKLLDYLRSKDANRYKQVIERLGIRK; encoded by the coding sequence GTGGCCAAGGCGTCGACGAATAAACAAGAGATCATCGGGCAGTATCGGCTTCATGATAGTGACTCCGGCTCTCCGGATGTCCAAATCGCTCTCCTGACCGGACGAATAGGGTATCTAACCGAGCACCTGAATAACCACAAGAAAGACCACCACTCCAGACGAGGATTGCTTCGCCTCGTTGCACGTCGCCGGAAGCTCCTGGATTACCTCAGGAGCAAAGATGCGAATCGGTATAAGCAGGTTATTGAAAGGTTGGGAATCCGTAAATGA